In Sphingomonas sp. KC8, the sequence TTCAGGTCGCCCAGCCGGTCACGCTCGGCCATCATCTGATGGCTTATTATGAGATGATCGCGCGCGACCGTTCGCGCTTTGCTGATGCACGGGTGCGGCTGAACGAATGCCCGCTGGGTGCGGCAGCACTGGCGGGCACCGGCTTCCCGATCGATCGTGAGGCGACGGCGTCGGCACTGGGCTTTGCCCGGCCGACCGGCAATTCGCTCGATTCGGTGTCCGACCGCGATTTCGCGCTCGATTATCTGATGGCCGCGACGCAGGTGTCGCTGCATCTGTCGCGGCTGGCGGAGGAGTTCATCATCTGGGCGAGCCAGCCTTATGGCTTCGTCAGCCTGCCCGATGCCTATTCGACGGGATCGTCGATCATGCCACAGAAGCGCAACCCGGATGCCGCCGAACTGGTGCGTGGCCATTCGGGGCGGATCGCTGGCTGCATGACGTCACTCGTCATGACGATGAAGGGCCTGCCGCTGGCCTATTCGAAGGACATGCAGGACGATAAGCCGCCGGTGTTCGATGCGCATGACCTGCTGGCGCTGTCGATCGCGGCGATGACCGGCATGGTCGAAACGGTCAGCTTCGTGCCGGCCAAGATGCGCGCGGCGGCCGAAGCCGGTTTCTCCACCGCAACCGATCTGGCCGACTGGCTGGTGCGCGTGGCCGATATTCCGTTCCGCGAGGCGCACCACATCACCGGGGCGGCGGTGCGGCTGGCCGAGCGGCTGGGCGTGGCGCTGGACAAGGTGCCGCTCGAAAAGCTCAACGAGATCGACCCGCGGATCGATGCGCGGGTGTTTCACGCCTTGTCGGTCGATGCGTCGGTGGCCAGCCGGGCAAGCCATGGCGGCACCGCGCCCGATCAGGTGCGTGCCCGTGTCGCCGAGGCGCGGAGCCGGCTGGAGATGGACGGATGACGATGCGGACGGCTTTCGTGCTCGTGGCGGCAGCGCTCACCCTCGCCGGGTGCGGCAGCCGCGAGGCGCTGCGTCCGGCGGCGGGCGAAAGCCTGCCGCCCAAACCGGCGATGGCCGCAACCCAGCCGACCCCGGCCGACCTGCTGACACCCCGCCCGCAGGAACGGCCCGAACGGAGCGAGGAACTGCTCCGCCAATCCGAAGAACGGCGCGACGATCGTTTCGACCTGCCTCCGCAGCACTGATTGAAAGCAATATGGACCATTTCCAGATCCGCGACGGCGTGATGCACGCCGAGGACGTTCCGCTGACCCTGATCGCGGAAGCCGCCGGTACGCCCGTCTACGTCTATTCGACGGCGACGATCCTGCGCCATGTGCGCGTCCTGCGCGAGGCGCTGGAGGGGGTGGAGTCCGGCCCCGATGGCCCGCTGATCGCCTATGCGGTGAAGGCCAACCCCAATGCGGCCGTGCTGGCGACGCTGGCGCGCGCGGGGCTGGGCGCTGACGTGGTTTCGGGCGGTGAATTGCTGCGCGCGATCCACGCCGGGGTCGATCCGGCCAAGATCGTCTTTTCGGGCGTCGGCAAGACGGCGGATGAAATGGCGCTCGCGCTGCGCCACGGCATCGGCCAGTTCAACATCGAATCCGAACCCGAAGCCGAAATGCTGTCGGAAGTGGCCGTGGCGCTGGGCGTGATCGCGCCGATCGCGTTCCGCATCAACCCCGATGTCGATGCCGGCACCCATGCCAAGATTTCGACCGGCAAGTCCGACAACAAGTTTGGCGTCGCCTATCACCGGGCCAGCGCTGCTTATGCCCGCGCGCGCGATCTGCCCGGCCTGAAGGTGCAGGGCGTGGCCGTCCATATCGGCAGCCAGTTGACCGATCTGGCGCCGCTGGAGGCCGCGTTCAACAAGATCGGCGCGCTGATCGCCACCTTGCGCGGCGAAGGCCATGTGATCACCACCGCCGATCTGGGCGGCGGGCTTGGCGTGCCTTATGATCCGGCCCAGCCGGTTCCGCCCAGCCCGGCCGAATATGGCGTGATGGTCGGCCGCGCGACGAAGGGTTGGGACGTTCGCCTGATGTTCGAACCCGGCCGGCTGATCGTCGCCAATGCCGGTGCGCTGATCAGCCGGGTGATCCGTGTGAAGGACGGCGCGGACAAGCCTTTCGTCATCGTCGATGCGGCGATGAACGATCTGATGCGGCCGGCATTGTACGACGCGTGGCACGATATTCGCACGATCGTCCCGCGTTCCCAACGATTTGCCGCGAATGTTGTCGGCCCGGTCTGTGAGAGCGGCGATACCTTCGCCATGAACCGGACGATGGACGCCGTCGAGGCGGGGGATCTGGTCGGTTTCATGACCGCCGGGGCCTATGGCGCGACGATGGCCAGCACGTACAACAGCCGTCCCTTGACGGCCGAAGTTATGGTGGATGGTAAGGATTGGGCCGTAGTGCGCGAACGGTTGCCGGTGGAGGCGCTGATCGCAGCGGACAGCCTGCCGCCATGGCTGAAATAGGAGTCTGCATGAAACCTGTTCGCAAGGCCGTTTTTCCCGTTGCGGGGCTTGGCACGCGTTTTCTGCCCGCCACCAAGGCGGTGCCCAAGGAAATGCTGCCCGTCGTCGACAAGCCGCTGATCCAATATGCAGTGGATGAGGCGCGTGCGGCGGGCGTCGAACAGATTATTTTCGTCACCGGCCGCGGCAAGAACGCGATCGAGGACTATTTCGACATCGCGTACGAATTGGAAGCGACGCTGACCGAGCGATCGAAGCATGATGTGCTTGCGACGCTCGATGGCAGCCGTCTGGCGCCGGGCAATGCCGCTTATATCCGCCAGCAGGAGCCACTCGGCCTGGGCCATGCGGTATGGTGTGCGCGCGATCTGATCGGCGACGAACCGTTCGCCGTGCTGCTGGCCGATGAATTGTTGTGGAACCCCAAGGCGCCCTGCCTGAAGCAGATGCGCGACGTTTATGAAGCCAAGGGCGGCAACGTCATCGCGGTGCTGGAAGTGCCGCAGGAACACACCAACCGTTATGGCATCGTCAAGCCCGGCGCGGCGGAAGGCGTCGTGACCGAGGTCGCCGGGCTGGTTGAAAAGCCCAAGGCAAGCGAGGCGCCGTCGCGGCTGGCCGCCGTGGGCCGCTATATCCTTCAACCGGAAGTGTTCGACATCCTGTCCAAGGGCGATCGCGGCGCGGGCAATGAAATCCAGTTGACCGATGCGATGGCCCAATTGATCGGGCAGCAGCCGTTCCACGCGTTGACCTTCACCGGCGACCGCCACGATTGCGGCGATAAGGCCGGCTACATTCAGGCTAATATCGCGCTGGCGCTGGAACGGGCCGATATCGGCCCGGCGGTGCGCGCTTTCATCAAAACGCTTTAGGCCCAGGGGAGGCGGCCACGCACAGCCTGCCGATCTTCATCCGCCTTGCCGGCCGGTCCGTGATCCTGACAGGGACGGGGCCGGCCGCCGACGCCAAGCGCCGCGTGCTGGAACGGGCCGGCGCGCGGGTGGTGGCAGAGGAAGGCGAGGCGGCGCTGGCGATCGTCGCCGATGGCGACGAGGCAACGGTGATGCGGCTGCGCGCGCGCGGCATTCTGATCAACGCAGTCGACCGGTCCGAACTGTGCGATTTCACGCTGCCGGCGATCGTCGATCGCGATCCGGTGCTGATCGCGGTGGGCACGGGCGGGGCATCGGCCGGCCTTGCCAAAGCGTTGCGGCAACGGCTGGAAGTGCTGGTGCCGGAATCGCTGGGCGAGCTTGCGAAGGACCTGGCCGTGGCGCGGGGCGCGATCCGCGCGCGCTGGCCAGAAGCCGCGGATCGGCGCCGGGCGATCGACGCTGCGCTGGATCCCGGCGGTCCGCTCGATCCGTTCGCGGGGTATGATGCCGGTGCGGCGGCGCGCTGGGTTGCCGCACCCGCCACAGCACCGGCCCCGTCCGGGCTGGTGGTGCTGTTGCTGCGCTCGCCCGATCCGGATGATCTGACACTGAAGGAAGCACGGCTGCTGGGCCAGTGCGACCGGATCTTTCACCGCCCCGACGTGCCGGCGGCGATCCTGGCGCGCGCGCGCGCCGACGCCGAACGGATTGCGTGTGAACGGCCGGTTGGTGGCTTGCCCGGCCTGTCGATCGATATCGGCTGGGCGGATCGATGACGGGGTGGCGATGAAAAGCTGGTGCTGGGTCGCCGATGGCCATGGCGCCGCCCAACCCCGTGCGATCGATCGCGCCGGGGCTAAGGCGGTCGACCATGGCTTTGTCTGGTGCCATCTCGACGGACGGCTGACGGAGGAGCGGGCATGGCTCGATGCCGAAAGCGGCCTCGAACCCGCGATCATCAATGCGCTGACCGCCGTTGAAACCCGCCCGCGCGCAGAAGCAGTGGGGGATGGCGCCCTGATCAACATGCGCGGGCTGGGGCTAACGCCGGACGACGACCCCGATCCATTGGTGTCGGTTCGCATATGGGCCGAAAAAGGACGCGTCATTTCAGTGGGTTTCCGCCATCTCGCGGCGACGGACGTCGTGCACGCGATGATGCAGTCCGGGCGGGTGCGCGATCCTGGCGATCTGATCGCGGCGCTGGCCATGGCGATCACCGAAACGCTCGACATTGAAATCGCGGCGCTCGGCGATACCGTGGACACGTGCGAGGCGGATCTCGATCCCGATCGTATCTTCGCGATGCGGCGGACGATCGCGCAGGCCCGGTCCGCCGCGATCCAGTATCGCCGGTTCGTGGCCCCGCAACGGCAGGCGCTGGAACGGCTGGCCGCGCTGGAGATGGACTGGCTGGAAGAGGATGACCGGCTGCACCTGCGCGATGCCGCCGATCGCTTCGCGCGCATGGCCGAGGAACTGGAAGCGGTGCGCGAACGCGCGGCGCTGCTCCACGAACAACTGACCGACCTGCGCGCCGAGCAGATCGAAACCCGCACCCTGACGATCTCGATCGTCGCCCTCGTTTTCCTGCCCCTGACGTTCCTTACGGGCCTGCTTGGCATGAATGTGAAGGGCATTCCTTACGCCGAAGCGCCGTGGGCGTTCTGGGGCGTGGTGGGCGTATCGGCGGCGCTGGCGGTCGTGATCACGGCCTATTTCCTGCGCGCGCACTGGTTCCGGGGGTAGCCCCGCGCGCAATCAGGCGGCGATCGCCTCGGCCGGTACGGTTGCTTCGATCCAGCCGCCGCCGAGAACGCGATCGCCGGCATAAAGCACCGCGGCCTGGCCGGGGGCCACGCCATATTCGGGGGCGTCGAACGTCACCGTCTGTCCATCGAAGCGCGCCGGCGCGGGCTTGGCCATCGAACGGACCTTGACCATCATCGGTGCGTCAAATCCGTCCGCCAGCCAGTTGACCTCGGCGATCCGCGCGGCGGTGACCGCCAGCGCACGGCGCGGCCCGGCGATGACGCGGCGCTGTTCGGCGTCGAGCCGGATCACGTAAAGCGGTTCGGCCTGTCCGCCGATCTCCAGCCCGCGGCGCTGGCCGACGGTATAATGGATCAGCCCGCGATGCTGGCCGATGACCCGGCCTTCGAGATCGACGATATCGCCGGTTTCCTCGGCCTCGGGCCGCAGCTTGCGGACGACGCCGGCATAATCGCCGTCGGGGACGAAGCAGATATCCTGGCTGTCGGGCTTGGCCGCGACGCCAAGGCCCAGTTCGGCCGCGATTTCGCGAACGCGCGGCTTCGGCATGTCGCCCAGCGGGAAACGCAGATAATCGAGCTGCGCCTGCGTCGTGGCGAACAGGAAATAGCTCTGGTCGCGGGCAATATCCGCTGGCCGGTGGAGTTCGGCGCCGTGCGGTCCCACCACCCGGCGCACATAATGGCCGGTGGCGAGACAATCGGCGCCAAGATCGCGGGCGATGCCGAACAGATCGGTGAACTTCACCCCCTGATTGCAGCGCACGCATGGAATCGGCGTGCGGCCGGCCATATAATCGTCGGCGAAGCGATCGATCACCCCGGCGCGGAACTGGCTTTCATAATCAAACACATAATGCGCTATGCCGAGCCGATCGGCGACCGCGCGGGCATCGCGAATATCCTGCCCCGCACAGCAACTGCCGGTGCGGCCGACCGCCGCCCCATGATCGTACAGTTGCAGCGTGACGCCGATCACCTCGGCCCCGCTTTGCGCGGCAAGCGCCGCGACGACGGAACTGTCGACCCCACCCGACATGGCAACCACGATCCGCGCGCCCTTTAGCGAGGCGCCCGAATCGAATCCGGCAAGCTGGAAATCCGCATTCATGCGCGCAGCCCATAAGCCAAAGCGCCGGCGAACGAAACCGCCGCGCCTTTACCCGACCTTTAGATATGGGCGCTAGGACGGGTCCGGGGGATAGTTCGGAAGCGGGAAAGGGTAAGCCCGATGGATCTGGGATTCTCCCTACATGAAGCTAGGCGACGTGCCGTTCCGGCCGGTCGCACGCATGGGCGAATCGCCCATGCACGGCTGAT encodes:
- the argH gene encoding argininosuccinate lyase codes for the protein MWGGRFAEGPAAIMREINASIPFDKRLWQQDIAGSKAHVSMLAANGIVTAEDGAAIARGLDRVAAEYAADGVPVDLALEDIHMATENRLAELIGPVAGRLHTARSRNDQVATDFKLWVRDAIDSVDAGLKALQIALVTRAGEHAATVMPGFTHLQVAQPVTLGHHLMAYYEMIARDRSRFADARVRLNECPLGAAALAGTGFPIDREATASALGFARPTGNSLDSVSDRDFALDYLMAATQVSLHLSRLAEEFIIWASQPYGFVSLPDAYSTGSSIMPQKRNPDAAELVRGHSGRIAGCMTSLVMTMKGLPLAYSKDMQDDKPPVFDAHDLLALSIAAMTGMVETVSFVPAKMRAAAEAGFSTATDLADWLVRVADIPFREAHHITGAAVRLAERLGVALDKVPLEKLNEIDPRIDARVFHALSVDASVASRASHGGTAPDQVRARVAEARSRLEMDG
- the lysA gene encoding diaminopimelate decarboxylase — translated: MDHFQIRDGVMHAEDVPLTLIAEAAGTPVYVYSTATILRHVRVLREALEGVESGPDGPLIAYAVKANPNAAVLATLARAGLGADVVSGGELLRAIHAGVDPAKIVFSGVGKTADEMALALRHGIGQFNIESEPEAEMLSEVAVALGVIAPIAFRINPDVDAGTHAKISTGKSDNKFGVAYHRASAAYARARDLPGLKVQGVAVHIGSQLTDLAPLEAAFNKIGALIATLRGEGHVITTADLGGGLGVPYDPAQPVPPSPAEYGVMVGRATKGWDVRLMFEPGRLIVANAGALISRVIRVKDGADKPFVIVDAAMNDLMRPALYDAWHDIRTIVPRSQRFAANVVGPVCESGDTFAMNRTMDAVEAGDLVGFMTAGAYGATMASTYNSRPLTAEVMVDGKDWAVVRERLPVEALIAADSLPPWLK
- the galU gene encoding UTP--glucose-1-phosphate uridylyltransferase GalU, whose amino-acid sequence is MKPVRKAVFPVAGLGTRFLPATKAVPKEMLPVVDKPLIQYAVDEARAAGVEQIIFVTGRGKNAIEDYFDIAYELEATLTERSKHDVLATLDGSRLAPGNAAYIRQQEPLGLGHAVWCARDLIGDEPFAVLLADELLWNPKAPCLKQMRDVYEAKGGNVIAVLEVPQEHTNRYGIVKPGAAEGVVTEVAGLVEKPKASEAPSRLAAVGRYILQPEVFDILSKGDRGAGNEIQLTDAMAQLIGQQPFHALTFTGDRHDCGDKAGYIQANIALALERADIGPAVRAFIKTL
- a CDS encoding precorrin-2 dehydrogenase/sirohydrochlorin ferrochelatase family protein, which gives rise to MILTGTGPAADAKRRVLERAGARVVAEEGEAALAIVADGDEATVMRLRARGILINAVDRSELCDFTLPAIVDRDPVLIAVGTGGASAGLAKALRQRLEVLVPESLGELAKDLAVARGAIRARWPEAADRRRAIDAALDPGGPLDPFAGYDAGAAARWVAAPATAPAPSGLVVLLLRSPDPDDLTLKEARLLGQCDRIFHRPDVPAAILARARADAERIACERPVGGLPGLSIDIGWADR
- a CDS encoding zinc transporter ZntB, which produces MKSWCWVADGHGAAQPRAIDRAGAKAVDHGFVWCHLDGRLTEERAWLDAESGLEPAIINALTAVETRPRAEAVGDGALINMRGLGLTPDDDPDPLVSVRIWAEKGRVISVGFRHLAATDVVHAMMQSGRVRDPGDLIAALAMAITETLDIEIAALGDTVDTCEADLDPDRIFAMRRTIAQARSAAIQYRRFVAPQRQALERLAALEMDWLEEDDRLHLRDAADRFARMAEELEAVRERAALLHEQLTDLRAEQIETRTLTISIVALVFLPLTFLTGLLGMNVKGIPYAEAPWAFWGVVGVSAALAVVITAYFLRAHWFRG
- the mnmA gene encoding tRNA 2-thiouridine(34) synthase MnmA, which encodes MNADFQLAGFDSGASLKGARIVVAMSGGVDSSVVAALAAQSGAEVIGVTLQLYDHGAAVGRTGSCCAGQDIRDARAVADRLGIAHYVFDYESQFRAGVIDRFADDYMAGRTPIPCVRCNQGVKFTDLFGIARDLGADCLATGHYVRRVVGPHGAELHRPADIARDQSYFLFATTQAQLDYLRFPLGDMPKPRVREIAAELGLGVAAKPDSQDICFVPDGDYAGVVRKLRPEAEETGDIVDLEGRVIGQHRGLIHYTVGQRRGLEIGGQAEPLYVIRLDAEQRRVIAGPRRALAVTAARIAEVNWLADGFDAPMMVKVRSMAKPAPARFDGQTVTFDAPEYGVAPGQAAVLYAGDRVLGGGWIEATVPAEAIAA